In one window of Phyllopteryx taeniolatus isolate TA_2022b chromosome 23, UOR_Ptae_1.2, whole genome shotgun sequence DNA:
- the chd3 gene encoding chromodomain-helicase-DNA-binding protein 3 isoform X1 has protein sequence MHVLSTVTCTKHARSSRELCVHGQSVIFRTPLSRRDTRDTGMTAFQDIFRDAFKRNRGKSTHRTIAAASRVTYKQVYLRSISHFVSNESHFEDEADASDREFPCKKKGRPKKKKDKEGEPVREKKCKKIGSHVERDSARERDFDDRSDSEKKKRKKRKERKEKKTKRKKKDDEDRDSSHEETTRPAEQKTSAQLAEEWGLEDVDRTFTEEDYRQLTNYKAFSQFMRPMIAKKNPKIPMSKMMTILGAKWREFSFNNPFKGNAAAVAAAAAAAAAAALAVAEQVSAATASPVPAPPPPPPVRKAKTKEGKGPGYKKRSKSPRVPDKKKALAAAKAKKMAAIRLKLSHVCAKRKKSCSSDDVDEDDSEREDSSVRGSSVRSDNSGRAKKNKRGRPAKKKKKIPGDEEGDGYETDHQDYCEVCQQGGEIILCDTCPRAYHLVCLEPELEKAPEGKWSCPHCEKEGIQWEAKDEDFEDFEEDAEERTISEVGAGVEEDDDHMEFCRVCKDGGELLCCDTCTSSYHIHCLNPPLPEIPNGEWLCPRCTCPPIKGRVQKILHWRWGEPPPPAPVPAPDAAPDRPPPPPTKGRAEREFFVKLAGQSYWHCTWITELQLEIFHSVMYRNYQRKTDMDEPPALDYGSGGEDESSVGKCEKRRAEDGAMEDEYYKYGIKPEWMMIHRIINHSVDKRGMCHYLVKWRDLTYDQCTWERDHMDIPDFAIYKANYRRHRDAVTEEDPDKPRGMRSKSREGEDESSPASPVTDPTIKYEEQPDFVTSTGGTLHLYQMEGLNWLRFSWAQGTDTILADEMGLGKTIQTIVFLYSLFKEGHTKGPFLVSAPLSTIINWEREFEMWAPDFYVVTYTGDKDSRAIIRENEFSFDDSPVKAGKKPFKMRRETPIKFHVLLTSYELVTIDQTALKSIDWACLVVDEAHRLKNNQSKFFRRLNDYKIDHKLLLTGTPLQNNLEELFHLLNFLTPNRFNNLDGFLEEFADISKEDQIKKLHDLLGPHMLRRLKADVFKNMPTKTELIVRVELSPMQKKYYKLILTKNFEALNSKGGGNQVSLLNIMMDLKKCCNHPYLFPVASMEAQKTPNGAYEGSALTKASGKLTLLRKMLRKLKEQGHRVLVFSQMTKMLDLLEDFLDYEGYKYERIDGGITGALRQEAIDRFNAPGACQFCFLLSTRAGGLGINLATADTVVIFDSDWNPHNDIQAFSRAHRIGQANKVMIYRFVTRASVEERITQVAKRKMMLTHLVVRPGLGSKAGSMSKQELDDILKFGTEELFKNGGEGMKNPSGDKAEDEGNVIHYDSAAIERLLDRSQDATDDSDVQNMNEYLSSFKVARYMVREEDKVDEIEREIIKQEENVDPDYWEKLLRHHYEQQQQDLASKLGKGKRNRKPVNYNDAAQEDQEWHADISDNQSEYSVGSEEEDEDFDDRPEGRRQSRRQLRNEKDKPLPPLLARVGGNLEVLGFNTRQRKAFLNAVMRWGMPSRDAFASQWLVRDLRGKTEKEFKAYVSLFMRHLCEPVADGAETFADGVPREGLCRQPVLTRIGVMSLVKKKIQEFEHINGRWSLPELKPDVSLDKSSSRASSPAAKTATPTPDASYNNTPCHSKPATPAPADKPEKNGKEGEKEDKEDGEAQSENDKEERKELGTPQSAPPPSPKTEGKDDDGGGGQSREEDDDDGPSDASPQERTSPDESKVPTQRDGRVQEGKTDGANVDRERRKDTDEPEAADAEETAEPDEEEAKGDKDAGKEIGEAKAEPAEGNGKPPAERPRFMFNIADGGFTELHTLWQNEERAAISSGKMSEIWHRRHDFWLLAGIVIHGYARWQDIQNDPPFAIVNEPFKSQANKGNFLEMKNKFLARRFKLLEQALVIEEQLRRAAYLNMTQDPSHPAMALNARFAEVECLAESHQHLSKESLAGNKPANAVLHKVLNQLEELLSDMKADVTRLPAALSRVPPIAARLQMSERSILSRLASKGTETHAPPPIPPGLYATHQNYGTPFAPANYSQMPPGSFISEATGGAAWGAGGGPAAVGVCQKTKEHDVVQRQRVVDLWKDGKSEGAIGLELRMPKSTVHSIIVKYRLSNTVENLPRNGRPKKP, from the exons ATGCACGTTTTAAGTACCGTTACGTGCACTAAACACGCTCGCTCTTCTCGGGAACTTTGTGTCCACGGCCAAAGTGTCATCTTCCGCACCCCCCTTTCACGCCGTGACACGCGTGACACAGGAATGACAGCATTCCAGGACATTTTTCGTGATGCGTTCAAACGCAATCGGGGTAAATCGACACACAGGACGATTGCTGCTGCTTCGCGGGTGACTTACAAACAGGTTTATCTCAGGTCTATTTCGCATTTTGTCTCAAATGAGTCTCATTTCG AAGACGAGGCGGACGCGTCCGACAGGGAGTTCCCGTGTAAAAAGAAAGGAcggccaaagaaaaagaaggacaaaGAGGGGGAACCCGTAAGGGAGAAAAAATGCAAGAAGATT GGCAGCCACGTAGAGCGGGACTCGGCGCGGGAAAGGGACTTCGACGACCGTTCGGACagcgagaagaagaagaggaagaagcgcaaagaaaggaaggagaagaaaaccaagaggaagaaaaaagatgACGAGGACCGAGACAGCAGTCACGAGGAGACCACGagg CCTGCGGAGCAGAAGACCTCGGCCCAGCTGGCCGAGGAGTGGGGCCTGGAGGATGTTGACCGTACCTTCACCGAGGAGGACTACAGGCAGCTGACCAACTACAAGGCCTTCAGTCAGTTCATGAG GCCCATGATCGCCAAGAAGAACCCCAAGATCCCCATGTCCAAGATGATGACCATCTTGGGGGCCAAGTGGAGGGAGTTCAGTTTCAACAACCCCTTCAAAGGCAACGCCGCTGCGGTGGCtgcggccgccgccgccgccgccgccgccgcactcGCTGTCGCCGAGCAGGTCTCCGCGGCGACGGCCTCGCCTGTGCCGgcgccgccaccgccgccgcccgTCCGAAAGGCGAAGACGAAAGAAGGCAAAG GTCCGGGTTACAAGAAGCGCAGTAAAAGTCCTCGAGTCCCCGACAAGAAAAAGGCTTTGGCCGCGGCCAAGGCCAAAAAGATGGCGGCCATTCGGCTCAAACTTTCTCACGTGTGCGCCAAGCGGAAGAAGAGCTGCTCT AGCGACGACGTGGACGAGGACGATTCGGAGCGGGAGGACTCCAGCGTCCGCGGCTCCTCGGTTCGCTCCGACAACTCCGGCCGCGCGAAGAAGAACAAGCGCGGGCGGCcggccaagaagaagaagaaaa TCCCCGGCGACGAGGAGGGCGACGGCTACGAGACGGACCACCAGGACTACTGCGAGGTGTGCCAGCAGGGCGGCGAGATCATCCTCTGCGACACGTGCCCGCGAGCTTACCACCTGGTGTGCCTGGAGCCCGAGCTGGAAAAGGCGCCCGAGGGCAAGTGGAGTTGCCCTCACTGC GAAAAAGAAGGAATCCAGTGGGAGGCAAAAGACGAGGACTTTGAGGACTTTGAGGAAGACGCGGAGGAGAGGACCATCTCGGAGGTCGGAGCGGGggtggaggaggacgacgaccaCATGGAGTTCTGTCGGGTGTGCAAAGACGGAGGTGAACTGTTGTGCTGTGACACCTGCACATCCTCCTACCACATCCACTGTCTCAACCCTCCGCTGCCAGAGATCCCCAATGGAGAGTGGTTGTGTCCACGATGCACG TGCCCGCCCATCAAAGGACGCGTGCAAAAGATCCTTCACTGGCGGTGGGGGGAGCCCCCGCCTCCGGCCCCCGTCCCGGCGCCGGACGCGGCGCCCGaccggccgccgccgccgcccacgAAGGGCCGAGCCGAGCGGGAGTTCTTCGTCAAGCTGGCTGGACAATCCTACTGGCACTGCACGTGGATCACAGAGCTCCAG TTGGAGATCTTCCACTCGGTGATGTACAGAAACTACCAGAGGAAGACGGACATGGACGAGCCGCCCGCTTTGGACTACGGCTCCGGCGGCGAGGACGAGAGCTCGGTGGGAAAATGCGAGAAGAGACGCGCCGAAGACGGCGCCATGGAAGACGAGTACTACAAATACGGCATCAAGCCCGAGTGGATGATGATCCATCGCATCATCAACCACAG TGTGGATAAAAGAGGGATGTGCCACTACCTGGTGAAGTGGCGAGACCTGACCTACGACCAGTGCACCTGGGAACGAGACCACATGGACATCCCCGACTTTGCCATCTACAAggccaactaccggagacacag GGACGCCGTCACCGAGGAAGACCCCGACAAACCCCGCGGGATGAGGAGCAAGAGTCGGGAGGGCGAAGACGAGTCTTCTCCCGCCTCGCCCGTCACCGAC CCGACCATAAAATACGAGGAGCAGCCCGACTTTGTGACGTCGACGGGCGGCACGCTGCACCTGTACCAGATGGAGGGTCTCAACTGGCTTCGGTTTTCGTGGGCTCAGGGCACCGACACCATCCTGGCGGACGAGATGGGTCTGGGCAAGACCATCCAGACCATTGTCTTCCTCTATTCGCTCTTTAAAGAG GGTCACACCAAGGGCCCCTTCCTGGTCAGCGCCCCGCTGTCCACCATCATCAACTGGGAGCGGGAGTTCGAGATGTGGGCGCCCGACTTCTACGTGGTCACCTACACCGGCGACAAGGACAGCCGAGCCATCATCCGGGAGAACGAGTTCTCCTTCGACGACTCGCCCGTCAAGGCGGGCAAGAAGCCCTTCAAGATGAGG AGAGAGACGCCGATCAAATTCCACGTGCTGCTGACCTCCTACGAGCTGGTGACCATCGACCAGACGGCGCTGAAGTCCATCGACTGGGCCTGCCTGGTGGTGGACGAGGCTCACCGCCTGAAAAATAACCAGTCCAAG TTTTTCAGGCGCTTGAACGACTACAAGATTGACCACAAGCTGCTGCTGACGGGGACGCCGCTGCAAAACAACCTGGAGGAACTCTTCCACCTGCTCAATTTCCTCACGCCCAACCGCTTCAA CAACCTGGACGGCTTCCTGGAGGAGTTTGCCGACATCTCCAAGGAGGACCAGATCAAGAAACTGCACGACTTGCTGGGGCCTCACATGCTGCGGCGACTGAAGGCCGACGTCTTCAAGAACATGCCCACCAAGACCGAGCTCATCGTGCGGGTGGAGCTGAGCCCCATGCAGAA AAAATACTACAAGCTGATTCTGACCAAGAACTTTGAGGCGCTGAACTCCAAAGGCGGCGGGAACCAGGTGTCCCTGCTCAACATCATGATGGATCTGAAGAAGTGCTGCAACCATCCCTACCTCTTCCCCGTCGCTTCCATG GAGGCCCAGAAAACGCCGAACGGTGCGTACGAGGGCTCCGCCCTCACCAAGGCTTCCGGGAAACTGACGCTGCTGCGGAAGATGCTGAGGAAACTAAAGGAGCAGGGACACCGAGTGCTGGTTTTCTCACAG ATGACCAAAATGCTGGACTTGCTGGAAGACTTCCTGGATTACGAAGGTTACAAGTATGAGAGGATCGACGGCGGGATCACCGGCGCGCTGCGGCAGGAGGCCATCGACCGCTTCAACG CTCCTGGCGCTTGTCAGTTTTGTTTCCTGCTGTCCACCCGCGCCGGAGGCTTGGGCATCAACTTGGCCACGGCGGACACGGTCGTCATCTTCGACTCGGACTGGAACCCTCACAACGACATTCAG GCCTTCAGTCGGGCTCACCGCATCGGGCAGGCCAACAAGGTGATGATCTACCGCTTTGTGACGCGAGCCAGCGTGGAGGAGCGCATCACGCAGGTGGCCAAGAGGAAGATGATGCTGACCCACCTGGTGGTCCGGCCCGGCCTGGGCTCCAAAGCCGGCTCCATGAGCAAGCAGGAACTGGACGACATCCTCAAGTTTGGAACCGAGGAGCTGTTCAAAAATGGAGGAGAAG GTATGAAGAATCCCTCGGGGGATAAAGCGGAGGACGAGGGCAACGTGATCCACTACGACAGCGCGGCCATCGAGAGGCTGCTGGACCGAAGCCAGGACGCCACCGACGACTCGGACGTCCAGAACATGAACGAGTACCTCAGCTCCTTCAAAGTGGCCCGCTACATGGTCCGAGAGGAGGACAAG GTGGACGAGATCGAGCGAGAGATCATCAAGCAGGAGGAGAACGTGGATCCCGACTACTGGGAGAAGCTGTTGCGGCACCACtacgagcagcagcagcaggaccTGGCCAGCAAACTGGGCAAAGGCAAGCGGAATCGCAAGCCTGTCAACTACAACGACGCAGCGCAGGAAGACCAAG AGTGGCACGCCGACATTTCCGACAACCAGTCTGAGTACTCCGTGGGCTccgaggaggaagacgaggactTCGACGACCGTCCGGAAG GTCGGAGACAATCCCGCCGCCAGTTGAGGAACGAGAAAGACAAACCGCTGCCTCCTCTTCTGGCCAGAGTGGGCGGCAACCTTGAA GTTCTCGGCTTCAATACACGTCAGCGGAAGGCTTTCCTCAATGCGGTGATGCGCTGGGGGATGCCGTCTCGGGACGCTTTCGCCTCTCAGTGGCTGGTCAGAGACCTCAGGGGCAAGACTGAGAAGGAATTCAA AGCGTACGTGTCGCTCTTCATGCGTCACTTGTGCGAGCCGGTGGCCGACGGGGCGGAGACGTTCGCCGACGGCGTCCCCAGGGAGGGCCTGTGTCGCCAGCCGGTCCTCACGCGCATCGGCGTCATGTCGCTTGTCAAGAAGAAG ATCCAGGAGTTTGAGCACATCAACGGGCGCTGGAGTCTGCCGGAGCTCAAGCCCGACGTCAGCCTGGACAAATCCTCGTCCAGAGCGTCGTCCCCCGCCGCCAAGACGGCGACGCCCACGCCAGACGCCAGCTACAACAATACGCCGTGCCACTCCAAGCCAG CGACGCCCGCGCCGGCGGACAAGCCTGAAAAGAACGGGAAGGAGGGCGAGAAGGAGGACAAGGAGGATGGCGAGGCCCAGTCGGAGAACGACAAAGAGGAGCGCAAAGAG CTCGGCACGCCGCAAAGCGCGCCTCCTCCGAGTCCGAAAACGGAGGGCAAagacgacgacggcggcggcggccagtCACgtgaggaggacgacgacgacggacCGAGCGACGCTTCGCCACAGGAGAGGACTTCGCCAGACGAGAGCAAAGTCCCAACCCAGCGGGATGGGCGGGTGCAAGAAGGGAAAACAG ATGGAGCAAACGTGGATCGGGAGCGGCGAAAAGACACGGACGAGCCGGAAGCGGCAGACGCCGAGGAGACCGCCGAACCCGACGAAG AAGAGGCGAAAGGTGACAAGGACGCTGGGAAAGAAATCGGAGAGGCGAAGGCGGAGCCCGCCGAGGGGAACGGGAAGCCGCCTGCCGAGCGGCCTCGCTTCATGTTTAACATCGCTGACGGCGGCTTCACTG AGCTGCACACTCTTTGGCAGAACGAGGAGCGGGCCGCCATCTCCTCGGGGAAGATGAGCGAGATCTGGCACCGCCGCCACGATTTCTGGCTCCTGGCAGGAATCGTCAT TCACGGCTACGCTCGGTGGCAGGACATCCAGAACGATCCGCCGTTCGCCATCGTCAACGAGCCGTTTAAGTCGCAGGCCAACAAAGGCAACTTCCTGGAGATGAAGAACAAGTTCCTGGCGCGGCGCTTCAAG ctgctGGAGCAGGCGCTGGTGATCGAGGAGCAGCTGCGGCGTGCGGCCTACCTGAACATGACGCAGGACCCCAGCCACCCGGCCATGGCGCTCAACGCGCGTTTCGCCGAAGTGGAGTGCCTAGCCGAGTCGCACCAGCACCTCAGCAAGGAGTCGCTGGCGGGCAACAAGCCAGCCAACGCCGTCCTGCATAAAG